In Lysinibacillus sp. FSL M8-0337, the following proteins share a genomic window:
- a CDS encoding 1,4-dihydroxy-2-naphthoate polyprenyltransferase: protein MTKVIEADRGFKVWWHLTRPHTLTASFVPVFLGTAIALAIEKETIHFGLFFAMLIASMLIQAATNMFNEYYDYKLGLDNEHSVGIGGTIVRHGVQPKTIMLIALSFYALAMLLGIYICASTSWWLATVGLVCMLIGFLYTGGPYPIAYSPFGELVSGAVMGMGIVLIAFYIQTLTVTLDAVLLSVPSMILVGAIMLSNNIRDIVGDTEGGRKTLAILVGRDRAISVLSGFFIVSYLWVIALVAIDGITFWALIIFLSVPKPLRAIQIFRDKKEAKEVMPAMKFTAQTNTFFGFLLAIGLLVNYFFY from the coding sequence ATGACCAAAGTCATTGAAGCTGATAGGGGTTTTAAAGTTTGGTGGCATTTAACTCGTCCACATACTTTAACCGCTTCATTTGTTCCAGTATTTTTAGGAACAGCGATTGCGCTAGCAATTGAAAAAGAAACCATTCATTTTGGACTGTTTTTTGCAATGCTGATTGCCAGTATGCTGATTCAAGCAGCAACAAATATGTTCAACGAATATTATGATTACAAGTTAGGATTAGATAATGAACATTCTGTCGGCATTGGTGGCACGATTGTGCGTCACGGTGTTCAACCGAAAACGATTATGCTGATTGCCTTAAGCTTTTATGCACTAGCTATGCTACTTGGCATCTATATTTGTGCTTCCACTTCTTGGTGGCTTGCTACAGTTGGACTAGTATGTATGCTTATAGGTTTTCTATATACAGGAGGGCCGTACCCTATCGCATATTCACCTTTTGGAGAGCTTGTTTCAGGCGCAGTCATGGGGATGGGTATTGTCTTAATTGCCTTTTACATTCAAACACTTACTGTCACATTAGATGCGGTATTACTTTCTGTTCCGAGTATGATTTTAGTTGGCGCCATTATGCTTTCTAATAATATTCGTGACATCGTTGGCGATACAGAAGGTGGACGTAAAACACTGGCCATTTTAGTAGGCCGCGACCGTGCTATTTCTGTGTTATCTGGCTTTTTCATCGTTTCGTACCTTTGGGTTATCGCATTAGTAGCCATTGATGGGATTACTTTTTGGGCGCTTATCATTTTCCTAAGTGTACCGAAGCCACTCCGAGCAATCCAAATTTTCCGCGATAAAAAAGAAGCCAAAGAAGTAATGCCCGCGATGAAATTTACAGCGCAAACAAATACATTCTTCGGTTTCCTATTAGCAATTGGTTTATTAGTAAATTATTTCTTTTATTAA
- the dpaL gene encoding diaminopropionate ammonia-lyase: protein MSENLRWVYNRQYHLQENLEQGKDILQKFTVEQVNCVERFHHTYENFEKTPIHDLDALALHLGVSKIFVKDESYRFGLNAFKVLGGIYAIGKYIAKLLDQNIDELSFEQLKLPEVKEKLGDCTFISTTDGNHGRGVAWAARELGCKARIYMPAGSAEERLQNIKNEGAYAEITSMNYDETVRYTSQLAKDNGWIVIQDTMWEGYEEIPLWIMQGYTTLAKEIVDHLQEAPTHVFLQAGVGSFAGAIVAFLQQYYGQQLTFVLIEPDAANCFYESFNRGTGQFVTVGGEMQTIMAGLACGEPNPIAWDILKAYTKVSISCSEKVAATGMRVLGNPLGADNRIVAGESGAAPFGCFYELITNEDYYDLKVALQLNPKSKILFVSTEGDTDVENYRNIVWHGKYAK, encoded by the coding sequence ATGAGCGAAAACTTAAGATGGGTGTATAATCGACAATATCATTTACAAGAGAATTTAGAACAAGGTAAAGATATACTACAAAAATTTACAGTAGAACAGGTTAATTGTGTGGAAAGATTCCATCATACATATGAAAATTTTGAAAAAACACCTATACATGATTTAGATGCTTTAGCACTGCATCTTGGGGTTAGTAAGATTTTTGTTAAAGATGAGTCCTATCGCTTTGGCTTAAATGCGTTTAAGGTGTTAGGTGGTATTTATGCGATTGGCAAATATATTGCGAAATTGCTAGATCAAAATATTGATGAATTGTCTTTTGAACAATTAAAACTACCTGAAGTGAAAGAAAAATTAGGCGACTGTACCTTTATTTCAACGACAGATGGCAATCATGGGCGCGGGGTTGCTTGGGCAGCAAGGGAACTTGGCTGTAAGGCGCGAATTTATATGCCTGCTGGTAGTGCGGAAGAGCGCTTGCAAAATATTAAAAATGAAGGCGCATATGCAGAAATCACTTCAATGAATTATGATGAAACGGTAAGGTATACCTCACAGCTTGCAAAGGATAATGGCTGGATAGTGATACAGGATACAATGTGGGAAGGGTACGAAGAGATTCCATTATGGATTATGCAAGGCTATACAACATTGGCAAAAGAGATTGTTGACCATTTGCAAGAAGCACCGACCCATGTATTTTTACAGGCAGGTGTAGGTTCATTTGCAGGAGCTATAGTCGCTTTTTTACAACAATATTATGGACAACAACTAACATTTGTTTTAATTGAACCAGATGCAGCTAATTGCTTTTATGAGAGTTTTAACCGAGGAACTGGACAGTTTGTTACTGTCGGTGGAGAAATGCAAACCATTATGGCTGGCTTAGCATGTGGGGAGCCTAACCCTATCGCTTGGGATATTTTAAAAGCATATACAAAGGTAAGTATTAGTTGTAGTGAGAAGGTAGCTGCAACGGGTATGCGCGTCTTGGGAAATCCACTTGGCGCGGATAATCGTATTGTTGCGGGAGAATCAGGAGCAGCGCCATTTGGATGTTTTTATGAATTAATAACAAATGAGGATTACTATGATTTAAAGGTAGCTTTACAGCTCAATCCAAAGTCAAAGATATTGTTTGTTAGTACAGAGGGAGACACAGACGTAGAAAACTACAGAAATATAGTGTGGCATGGGAAGTATGCTAAATAG
- a CDS encoding isochorismate synthase: MQQKWYQATEVEVDSLGQNLHFYMETIEVSRLSALAFYAAGEECYKGERFYWQNREKTMTLVGLGHAHTIQNNEKNNRFDAVEAEWKRLTKNCVKGQVELQPILFGGFTFDPQNNVDGEWTDFPEAYFALATYQLVLRDDKAYISIHLIANAAEADGQLEALRKERNHLIHAAQVKEVKMYAKPEITNYFEPYKDPYLASIDQVTALIKAKKADKVVIARSLALQFKEQVTSPQVLAQIIHEQPESYLFGLEWQDLLFFGASPERLVKVENGRAYSSCVAGSIQRGKTAEEDEAYGQSLLNDPKNGGEHQYVVDMIAETFRKNCVEMKIPDGPRLLKIRDIQHLFTPVEGQLNNEATILQLTKHLHPTPALGGVPRKEAMTAIRKYEPMNRGLYAAPIGWLDAEGNGEFAVAIRSAALLKDKAYLYAGGGIVADSEPQSEYEETLVKFRPMLRALGGQVHE, encoded by the coding sequence ATGCAACAGAAGTGGTACCAAGCCACAGAAGTAGAAGTGGACTCTTTGGGCCAAAACCTTCATTTTTATATGGAAACAATCGAAGTAAGTCGCTTATCAGCTCTAGCATTTTATGCAGCGGGCGAGGAGTGTTATAAAGGTGAACGATTTTATTGGCAAAATAGAGAAAAAACAATGACATTAGTTGGGCTAGGACACGCTCACACAATTCAAAATAACGAAAAAAATAACCGCTTTGATGCTGTAGAAGCAGAGTGGAAGCGCTTAACGAAAAATTGCGTAAAAGGTCAAGTTGAACTACAACCAATTTTATTTGGTGGTTTTACATTTGATCCACAAAATAATGTAGATGGGGAGTGGACGGACTTTCCAGAGGCTTATTTTGCCTTAGCAACGTATCAGCTTGTTTTACGTGATGATAAAGCCTATATAAGCATTCACCTTATTGCAAATGCTGCTGAGGCAGATGGACAATTAGAGGCGTTGCGTAAAGAGCGAAATCATTTAATCCATGCTGCTCAAGTAAAAGAAGTGAAAATGTATGCGAAGCCCGAAATCACAAATTATTTTGAGCCTTATAAGGATCCTTATTTAGCATCAATTGATCAAGTGACAGCATTAATTAAAGCAAAGAAAGCGGATAAGGTTGTCATTGCACGTTCCCTTGCGCTGCAATTTAAGGAGCAAGTAACTTCACCTCAAGTATTAGCTCAAATAATTCACGAACAGCCTGAAAGCTATTTGTTTGGGTTGGAGTGGCAAGATTTATTATTTTTCGGCGCATCTCCTGAGCGTCTTGTAAAGGTTGAAAATGGTCGTGCCTACTCATCATGTGTTGCAGGATCTATTCAACGAGGAAAAACGGCGGAGGAAGATGAAGCCTATGGACAAAGCTTATTAAATGATCCGAAAAATGGTGGAGAACATCAATATGTAGTCGATATGATTGCGGAAACATTCCGAAAAAACTGCGTTGAAATGAAAATACCTGATGGACCACGCTTACTAAAAATTAGAGACATCCAACATTTATTTACACCTGTTGAAGGTCAGCTAAATAACGAAGCAACAATTTTGCAGTTGACGAAGCATTTGCATCCAACACCTGCTTTGGGCGGTGTGCCAAGAAAAGAGGCAATGACCGCTATACGTAAATACGAGCCAATGAACCGTGGTCTTTACGCTGCACCTATTGGCTGGTTAGATGCGGAGGGTAACGGAGAATTTGCGGTTGCGATTCGTTCAGCAGCTCTACTAAAAGATAAAGCTTATTTATATGCAGGTGGCGGTATTGTAGCTGATTCAGAGCCACAATCTGAATATGAGGAAACATTAGTGAAATTCCGTCCAATGCTTCGAGCGTTAGGAGGACAAGTACATGAGTGA
- a CDS encoding TraR/DksA C4-type zinc finger protein → MNQQMIEKFKNQLQQELQELEKQLEESERPQATELSNYDNHPADNASDLTDQLTEMAIDEHRSDHAEEIEHALQAIEDGTYGKCAVCGEEIPLGRLEAMPHALTCVEHAEQRDDLLRPVEEDVLSSLPKSDDFEELEEFGSSDTPSDKM, encoded by the coding sequence TTGAATCAACAAATGATCGAAAAGTTTAAAAACCAATTACAGCAGGAATTACAAGAACTAGAGAAGCAGCTAGAAGAATCAGAGCGACCGCAGGCAACAGAGCTCTCAAATTATGATAACCATCCAGCTGATAATGCAAGTGATTTAACAGACCAACTTACAGAGATGGCCATTGATGAACATCGCAGTGACCATGCTGAAGAAATCGAGCATGCGCTGCAAGCAATAGAAGATGGCACATATGGTAAGTGCGCTGTATGTGGCGAAGAAATTCCGTTAGGCCGTTTAGAGGCTATGCCACATGCATTGACATGTGTAGAGCATGCTGAGCAAAGAGACGATTTACTGCGACCAGTTGAAGAAGATGTGTTATCCTCTTTACCAAAATCAGATGATTTCGAAGAGCTTGAGGAATTTGGTTCGTCTGATACACCATCAGATAAAATGTAA
- a CDS encoding MerR family transcriptional regulator, with protein MEYTILQLAKLSGVSTRTLRYYDEIDLLKPARTNEAGYRFYGQQEVDILQQILFYKALDMKLETIHNIIHAPEFQHIAALKTHRDALLQRKKQLDQLLKTVEQTIQSIEEEQPMTNEKKFEGFKEMLIEENEKQYGKEIRANYGDEKVDASNAKFKNLSEEQYKAMQQLEQQLFERLKEAMAIGDVKNDVAMEVAELHKRWLSFSWPQYTKEAHVGLAQMYIADERFTAYYDQHVSEGATQFLHDVIREYTQN; from the coding sequence ATGGAGTATACCATTTTACAGCTTGCTAAATTGTCAGGGGTAAGTACGAGAACGTTGCGGTATTATGATGAAATTGATTTACTAAAGCCGGCAAGAACAAATGAAGCAGGGTATCGCTTTTATGGGCAACAAGAAGTCGATATTCTTCAGCAAATTTTGTTTTATAAAGCGTTAGATATGAAGCTTGAAACCATTCACAACATTATTCATGCACCTGAATTTCAACATATAGCAGCATTAAAAACACATCGTGATGCTTTATTACAACGAAAAAAACAGCTAGATCAATTATTAAAAACAGTGGAACAAACCATTCAATCGATTGAGGAGGAACAACCAATGACGAACGAAAAGAAATTTGAAGGCTTTAAAGAAATGCTGATTGAGGAAAATGAAAAACAATACGGTAAAGAAATTCGTGCAAACTATGGCGATGAAAAGGTCGATGCATCGAATGCGAAGTTTAAGAATTTATCAGAGGAACAATATAAGGCAATGCAGCAACTAGAACAGCAACTATTTGAACGATTAAAAGAGGCAATGGCTATAGGCGACGTGAAAAATGATGTCGCCATGGAAGTGGCAGAACTGCATAAGCGTTGGCTGAGCTTTTCGTGGCCGCAATATACAAAGGAAGCACATGTTGGTTTAGCACAAATGTATATAGCAGATGAACGTTTTACTGCATATTACGATCAACATGTGTCAGAAGGTGCTACTCAATTTCTCCATGATGTAATTAGAGAATACACACAAAACTAA
- the menD gene encoding 2-succinyl-5-enolpyruvyl-6-hydroxy-3-cyclohexene-1-carboxylic-acid synthase, giving the protein MSERKILTDYVYKMVASLVQAGVQHVVVSPGSRSTPLAYAFASTKQLTMYRQVDERAAAFFALGIAKATTKPVVLLCTSGTAAANYYPAIVEASYARVPLIVITADRPHELREVGAPQAINQTNLYGAHVKWSVDFPLADGAAPTLPFIERHIARAVAIATSAPFGPVHLNVPFREPLLIDFREELPTVTFKQSHIGQLTPPKDAQVELASILRDTKKGFVVVGELPLGTDLTVMWEFVRQLKWPIIVESLSNMRTSVPKDCLPYVMTTYDAIMKNDDFKALVEPETVLRLGAQPVSKFIMQFITKSQPQAYIVVDEDPMFRDSTGVSTHFLHASIGEWLVQLDLAETALEAAYLAEWQDANDIALEYIEHYTEGAIDEGAMVSRLLEIIPNGSDIFVSSSMPIRDIDTFLMATSKDIRIFANRGANGIDGVVSTAMGVSQGNNRETYLLIGDLAFLHDVNGLIASRYQACNMTIIVMNNDGGGIFSYLPQSTVEAHYEDLFGTPTALAFQDIAHMYDMDYICVEDIAQLVPKFNTLKKNPLRLIEIFTNREENVYAHRALWNRINAGLKAWQS; this is encoded by the coding sequence ATGAGTGAACGGAAAATATTGACTGATTATGTTTATAAAATGGTTGCATCATTAGTACAGGCAGGTGTCCAACATGTTGTTGTAAGCCCAGGGTCACGGTCGACGCCACTAGCTTATGCTTTTGCCTCAACAAAGCAATTGACAATGTACCGTCAAGTAGATGAGCGAGCTGCTGCATTTTTTGCGCTAGGCATTGCTAAGGCGACTACTAAGCCTGTCGTTTTGTTATGTACATCTGGTACTGCGGCGGCGAACTATTATCCTGCGATTGTGGAGGCCAGTTATGCAAGAGTACCACTAATTGTTATAACAGCCGATCGTCCACATGAATTACGTGAAGTAGGAGCACCACAAGCCATTAATCAGACGAATTTATACGGAGCACATGTAAAGTGGAGTGTGGATTTTCCGCTAGCGGATGGTGCTGCACCGACATTGCCATTTATTGAACGTCATATTGCACGTGCAGTAGCTATTGCAACAAGTGCACCATTTGGACCAGTACATCTTAACGTACCGTTCCGTGAACCGTTGCTCATTGATTTTCGAGAGGAGCTTCCAACTGTTACATTTAAGCAAAGCCATATTGGACAGTTAACGCCACCGAAAGATGCACAAGTAGAACTAGCATCTATTTTACGAGACACTAAAAAAGGATTTGTTGTTGTTGGGGAGCTTCCGCTCGGGACAGATTTAACTGTTATGTGGGAGTTTGTGCGCCAATTAAAATGGCCAATCATTGTGGAGAGTCTATCGAATATGCGAACTTCCGTGCCAAAGGATTGTTTGCCATATGTTATGACAACATATGATGCCATTATGAAAAACGATGATTTTAAAGCGCTAGTAGAACCTGAAACAGTTCTGCGCTTAGGGGCACAGCCTGTATCGAAATTTATTATGCAATTTATTACAAAGTCACAGCCTCAAGCTTATATTGTTGTCGATGAAGATCCGATGTTCCGTGATTCAACAGGGGTGTCCACCCATTTTCTGCATGCAAGCATTGGCGAATGGCTCGTACAATTAGACCTTGCTGAAACTGCGCTAGAGGCGGCATATTTAGCGGAATGGCAAGATGCGAATGATATTGCACTTGAGTATATTGAGCATTATACAGAAGGCGCAATTGACGAAGGTGCTATGGTAAGCCGTTTACTTGAAATCATTCCAAATGGCAGTGATATTTTTGTTAGCAGTAGCATGCCGATTCGTGATATCGATACGTTTTTAATGGCAACGTCAAAAGATATTCGAATTTTTGCGAATCGTGGAGCTAATGGCATTGATGGCGTCGTTTCAACGGCAATGGGCGTAAGCCAAGGAAATAACCGTGAAACCTATTTACTTATCGGAGACCTAGCTTTTTTACATGATGTCAACGGCCTAATTGCGTCACGCTATCAAGCATGTAATATGACCATTATTGTCATGAATAATGATGGTGGTGGTATTTTCTCTTATTTACCGCAATCTACGGTAGAGGCTCATTATGAAGATTTATTTGGTACACCGACTGCACTTGCATTCCAAGACATTGCGCATATGTACGATATGGACTACATTTGTGTTGAGGATATTGCACAGTTAGTGCCGAAATTTAACACGTTGAAAAAAAATCCGTTACGATTAATTGAGATTTTTACAAACCGTGAAGAAAATGTCTATGCACACCGCGCGCTTTGGAATCGTATTAATGCAGGGTTAAAAGCATGGCAAAGCTAA
- a CDS encoding S8 family serine peptidase produces MEGKVKETYNAINKNSETLDELGHGTMIAPIIAAEENSHNIIGVNPDAELYDVQVLNSKGVAKLRCCLKENRRLII; encoded by the coding sequence TTGGAAGGGAAAGTTAAAGAAACTTATAATGCAATAAATAAGAATTCTGAGACTTTAGATGAATTGGGACATGGTACTATGATTGCTCCTATTATTGCAGCTGAAGAAAACTCACATAACATTATTGGTGTTAACCCAGATGCAGAATTATATGACGTACAAGTATTAAATAGTAAAGGGGTGGCCAAATTGAGATGCTGTCTTAAAGAGAATAGGAGATTAATAATATAG
- a CDS encoding cysteine desulfurase family protein — MDYAATSPMSNKALEAYCEVAKRYYGNSASLHDLGGQANYFVEQARAIVARTLGVKSDGIIFTGSGTEGNLLSILSLALASKKGKHIISSQAEHTSVHAALNTLEKMGYSVTKLPLQLDGCIQVNQVREAIREDTALITIQHVNSEIGSIQPVEEIALIANSQNIFFHVDCVQSFCKLPTTSFCASVDAITISAHKIGGPKGCGAIFINPQIRVPSLTPGVTHERGLRGGTLDTPAIVAFATAIENYHFERQHYELLRKYLQSHLPPACRLIECVEQLPNICGLMMDKVEGQYVLLKLNEAGICISTGSACDIHSESGTKAIISMGYTVEEARQFFRISFGPTTTFEEIDQLTFVLSNIVKF; from the coding sequence ATGGATTATGCAGCAACATCCCCAATGTCGAATAAAGCACTTGAGGCTTATTGTGAAGTAGCAAAACGTTATTATGGAAATAGTGCGAGTTTACATGATTTAGGAGGACAAGCAAATTACTTTGTAGAACAGGCGAGAGCTATTGTAGCAAGAACGCTTGGCGTTAAAAGTGATGGGATTATTTTTACTGGAAGCGGAACAGAAGGGAATTTACTCTCGATTTTATCACTGGCTTTAGCTTCAAAAAAAGGCAAGCATATAATTTCATCGCAAGCTGAGCATACGTCTGTCCATGCAGCATTAAATACACTTGAGAAAATGGGTTATTCCGTTACAAAATTACCTTTACAACTGGATGGGTGTATTCAAGTCAATCAGGTACGAGAGGCTATAAGAGAGGATACAGCATTAATAACAATTCAACATGTAAATTCTGAAATAGGCTCTATCCAACCAGTGGAAGAAATTGCTTTAATAGCAAACAGTCAAAATATATTTTTTCATGTAGATTGTGTACAGTCCTTTTGTAAGCTTCCAACTACTTCTTTTTGTGCAAGTGTAGATGCAATTACCATTTCTGCCCATAAAATAGGGGGGCCAAAAGGATGTGGAGCTATATTTATAAATCCTCAAATTCGAGTGCCATCTTTAACACCTGGCGTGACACATGAACGTGGTTTACGTGGGGGAACATTAGATACACCTGCCATTGTAGCGTTTGCGACAGCCATTGAAAACTATCATTTTGAGCGTCAACATTATGAATTGTTGCGCAAATATTTACAAAGCCATTTACCACCAGCTTGTCGATTAATTGAGTGTGTGGAGCAACTACCTAATATATGTGGTTTGATGATGGACAAAGTGGAAGGTCAATACGTGTTACTAAAATTAAACGAAGCCGGGATTTGTATTTCAACTGGTAGTGCTTGTGATATACACAGTGAATCTGGCACAAAAGCAATTATATCAATGGGTTATACAGTGGAGGAAGCACGACAGTTTTTTAGAATATCATTTGGACCAACAACAACATTTGAAGAAATTGATCAATTAACCTTTGTGTTGTCTAATATTGTAAAATTCTAA